TGTGACAAGTGGACGTCCCACAGATCATCGCCATGCGCGACGTGATTGGCCAGCCCTCGCAGGGTAAATCGAAGCCTTGCACATCAGCGCCTATGACACCTGGAAGGAGTAAGACGGCGTATGGGGCTCATTTTAGATGggaaacatatatatatatatatagatatatatatctatatatatatatatatatatatatatatataaacggAGTAAATTTCagtagaaaatcttttttttttttgttttagagaaaacttggaaatttcagagttCCAAAAGTCGGAAATTTTCTAGGtaaaaaacctcaaatttgGAGATTGATGTTAGaaaatttcaacaacaaaaatttctgagttgGAAAAGTGTCAGCTGCCACGGCTCAGGAGCGGCAGCTTCCGACGTTCGTGGCAGGTGACACGGCTTCCGTGTCAAATTTAATATTGAATAGGAAAATGTTGATTtcgaacaaacaaaaaaatatataatttataaaaaacaaaacaagaatacatatgcaactctggaaaaaacttAAGAGATCACCGCAAAATGATCACTTTCTCTGGTCTTACCTTtctaataaaatgaacattgctctttttttttctatgaactACGGACAACGTgcctctgaaattccaagcaaacctttatttgaagaatatgtgaaatggtcaaaatactgaaaaagaCCTCatataatgcaaagaaaacaagttcatattcatctagacacaacaacattaatgttttaactcaggaagagctcagaaatcaacatttggtggaataaccaggaggtttccAACAGGGTTTGGTgtagtgggctcttcatttttccGAAActgggagaaaagaaaaaaaaaaaagacattttctagagatttttggcagaaattcacTCCTCCTTTTGAATTCTATCTGGAACGTGCCTAACACGCCATCGTACAGTAGTTTTAATCAACGAATATCACCAAACTACATGCAGAAGTGGAGCAGGAAATCAGCTCCCCAGCCTCCAGGTGGGACTCAGCGACGACACCGGCTGCTGCAATAATGTTTTGCAGAAGctggtttgtgttttatggGAAGAGTCCTCGCTGCGTGGCGACCTTCGGTTCGGAGCGATTCGACCCCTGACCGACGCAACAATACGCGGCTGGCAGAGGTCCCGACCgcgggtcagaggtcagggttCAGCAGCGGGTGTAGCTCGCGGAGCCAAAGCAGATGGTTGGGATTCCGGCGCTTCCCCCTCCCACACCAAAGGTTgtacattttgcttttacttcagTCATTTTACTATGGAGGATCTCCACTGTTACTTgcgtaaaatgtctggattttctcCCCGCTGGATGAAAAACGAACAAGTCTTAACCAAAACCTCACCTGCAGcctttgttaaagttttttgggtttttttgtttttttactgaaagaaacctttttggaaaatttttaatttgcccgatttattttttttgttacttatagaAATTATTGTCATTCTTGTCccttaaaatatctaaatttccACTTACTTTTTATGATTTAGAAATATAGAAGAcataatgtaaatattaaacaattaatcatttgaCAGTTACTCATTACATGAGcagattttaacaaataccTTTTACTCTCCTTGAGTAAGttcttggacggctacttttacttttatttcagtaaaaatatgtcGAAGTactgctactcttacttgagtacaatttctgGTACTCGACCCGCCTCtgtttctgattgttttgtgtatttccGTGATGCTGAGATGtcctacacaaataaacttgattgactgattgataaAGCACTGATTTCACTTGATACGACTTTTGAGGCTGCAAATCCATGAACATGTCTGCAGCTCAGTGAGGCTCAGTGAGGCTCAGTGAGTCTCAGTGAGGCTCAGTGAGGCTTGAACGACGCCTGTCCCAACGTACGCTCCTGTTTGCGTTCTCTTTGCGCTCGCTCTGCAGAAACGCCCCTCAGTAAAGGGGTTTTTTCCCACTTTCTGCTCCTGCAGGGATTCGGATAATAACCAAACGCTGCTGGCAGAAACCTGTCCTGGACGTTTACAACGAGAAACAAGTATTTTTCCAGAGTTGGATTCTTGCTTCGTGGAggatgaggtttttttttttttgtttgtttgtttgttttgttttttttgagacGCCTCAGTGAGCTGGTACAGTTAAAATAAGTGGCTTCAGTCTGGACACGActtttgtttcccttttgtCTCCAGTGGGTGTGCTACCTAAGCCTCCGGCATGAGCGTCAATGAGCGAAGCACCGACTGCTGTTCCTGGGGTCAGACCCAGATCTGCTGCGGCCTGCGGGGTCAGGCCTCCTGCCAGAGGACTTCCTGGAGAACACGTCGCACTGCCTGGATGGAAAAGCATTGCAACGTTGGAAGACGACAACCAAAATGAAGCCAATATTTGTGAGAGATATGAGATTTGTTTATATGTTCTTGCCTATTTTGGAGAAATTATTTTCCAGAAGATCCGCCAGTCCAATGCTAATCCAAAAGCTGGGATCCCAGCCAGATGGAGGACAATATGTCCACTTACACACTAGAGTACATAAAGACCTGAGGGACAGCGGGGGAGAATAACACCAGATTACATCACACATTGGGTGAATTTTGATATCTATCCGGTTATCGACTGCTGAGGACACAAGATCCGAAACAttttgacaacaacaacaacaaaaaaaaaacacagacaactttttaaatctgtcctgctgctctgtttttactCCAAGAAATGAGGTCGTTgttcccaaaacaaaaaaccaaaacacgcAGTTTGGTATCCACACAGGGAGATTAAAAACAGCGAAAGTATTAATTCCTCCTGAAACTTTGCGTATTTTGCTACTTTATAACGACGAGCCCCATGTGTATTTCAGTTTCACTGCAAAATCTCAAACTCTTTACCATTTTGTGGTCCAGTTTCCagtgcaaacatcttaaaataagacaatacACTTActcctcaatattgatgaaaaattaattcctctgttggcagattatttcacttatgagaaaaatgtcttgttataagtgaaataacccTTTATCTTGCTGAACAGCCGTCTCACtccaagtgtactaagacatttgcactaaaactagactaaaaatacttcagattttctgaaaaaggGCAAACCGGAGGAACTGCAGACATCCACAGGCTGGAGTTCAGTGGATAAATGAATTACTACTCAagcactccacaaatctgaacCTCTTCAGGGAGCGTCGAGACTGAAAGTAACCGTTCAGAGAAACGCTTGCCACCAGCCGTGCAGCGGACACAGCTCCCTCGTCTCATGAGACCTGATCTGAACTTCCTGACCTGTTTGCAATAAACTCACGTAGCGAAGCACGGTCCTGGCAGAATCATGCAGTGGGCGCTACTTTGCTTCAGCGGGGACAGAACTTATCCGTCGAATCTCGaaagaaataagtaaatactCGAAACCAATTGAGAATGTGTGGAAAGACTTTAAAGCcctcaaaatatttacatgtagGTCAAACGGGTCCATCAGGACACCTATGTCATCATGACAGGTCAGGGGTTAAGTTAAACATAAGCTGTACAAATGTCAAAGAAGAACGGGCAGAAACGCCAAACTCATGAAACGCCTTCCACTTTTCGATTACGCACTACTTCCTGTTGATCTTTTCATGTGAAACCCcagtaaaacaaagcaaaacgtGTGACTGTAACGTGACAAAAGTTCAAGAGGTTTGCGTACGTTTGTGTGTGTATAACATAAAGCAGAGGGAGCTGACCTCGTTGTGGAGCCTGTAGCTTTCCAGGACAGGAAGTCTGGCAGGTCAAAAAAGTGAGCGGCTTTGTCCCAGCAGCTGTCCTTTAGATTCTGACAAAGAGGCAACGAGAATCAGCAGCTGCTGACGGCTGACTCACACTGTAGATGAGCGTGCGTCATGCAGACTTTAACATCGCCACCAAACAGATGGAAGCTGGTGGACTGTTCAAAAGTATGTAAGATAACCagctagttaaaaaaaacaacaacacacacacacagagcgcAGAGGAAGAGGTGGTGACCTTCCTCACCTCTTTCAGCCAGAGGAGCTTCGGAGGTTGCATCTCCTGCGACATGATCCCGCCCACCCTGCTCAGGACCCTGTGTTCGGTGTCTGTTATGCGATCCGCCTGCTCCGCAGCGCGATGGTCCATCCACATCACCACGTTCTTCTGCGGGTCGCCTAAATTACAGggaccaaaataaataaagaaaaataaataaatcaggagAGAGCATTAGGTTTTTGCGGACACTGCATTTTGTTCATCTGAAGTCAGCTAGGAGGGAAGAAGCATAAATTTTAGTTGCTGAATGCGTTCAAGACAATCACCAGACTAAAGGCTGAAGATGACAGGAAGCTAGCTAACACGCCGCTCACCCTCATGAGTGACTGGCACAGGCTGGAAGCTTTCGTCCAAAACTACGAGAGAGCAGGTGGCGTCGAAGCCGACGCCCCGGATCTGGTCGCTCTGCACCCCACTGGTCACTTCCTGCGATAAAACAGAGCCAAAACGGCATATAACCACACCACTGGTCACCGTGTATCTGTAAAGTAAGGAACAAATGTTTGATCAAGTGTTGGATTATCACAGAATGTTCCACCATAAAATAATCTATTACATTTCTCAAACAATTAGCAACACTAAAGGATATTCAGATAATATTTTTGTACTCTTAACCGGGTGAATTTTAACTATAGAATCTGTACAGCTAGCTAACACAGTATTTTACACCACATGATCCACGATGCTTGTCTTCCCTTTATACACCTGGTGTCGTCTCATaataaagatattaaaatgtaaaaacttgcTTAAATTGCTAATAAATTTAAGCAAATAAGCTGTAGCTAAACTgctttgacaaaaataattgacAACCTAATTTACCTCATTTCAGCTAGCTGAACCGCTAGCTAAAATGAGGTAAATGTTAgattaaatcacacaaaaaatgctgcatgtgAAGAATTTTTAATACAGGAAATTTGGTAAGACACAACCTAAGCATGAGCAGTAAAATAAGACTAGAATAAAATGAGGGaaacatttagcaaaatgtAAAGGAGGATGCCTAAGCAGGCAAATGatgttagctaaaaaaaaaaaaacaacaacacatagCAGTGGGAATGTTTTCTAGACAGATTTCAGCTGGTTTCTTggctttctttgtctttttgcgAATCTGTTTCTACATGTGTTCGATACTTATTCTCAttgatttctttgtgttttacttgAGTGTCCCTCTATACCCCGCCCCCAACATCTGGTCTAAAGGTTTTGTCAAtgtaaatattagaaatatactttttgaaaaaaaagaaaaataaattaaaaaaaagaaaaaagaaaaaggtagaCATGTTCAATGCTTACTTTACCAGCtgtatataaaattattttcaagtaattACAGCATTgttgattatttatttcagtaacccAATTTATTCAGTAAATCCCATCATATAGATTAATTAAACGCATGCTGTGAGGCCTGTGATTTCTGAAACCTGAATACATTtaggtttgaaataaaaataacacttcaCATACAAAAATGTGGACTTAATGAAACATATCCTTATCTGCTAAAAGATTGTTTtccaaaaagtacttttaatctgacaaacgagCCTCATTCTAATGGGTTAAATTGGATTGTACAGCCTTATCCTGACTGACACCTTCAAACAATGGGTAAGTTTTAATCTTTGGAACCTCTGCAAATTATAACAGATGTGAGCAGGAGggacatatttatatttcaggtGTACAGGATGTATGTCACGTTAAAGatggaaaaggttttgaaataaCTTACTTTTATAATGCTACGTACACCTCTGGGATTTGGGCAGTTTGATAAAGCGATTATCAAAGAACTCATGTAGGATTGAGTCCTTTGATACcaattctgtttttcattttaccatCTCTTGCACGGAGATCTTCCTACCTTGACCACTGAGCAGCATTTCTGCCATATCTCTGTGGAGGACTGGACGTAGTGCTCCGGCTGGGGCTTCCAGATGGTGATGGGTTCCTCTGCGGTGGTCTTCAGGAGCCCCTCTCTGGTCACCAGTGCAGCCCTCACACTGGCAGTACCCACATCAACCCCAACATAAAAGACCTCCGCCATGTGGAGCAGCCGCCGAGGATCCTCCGGTCAAGAATCGACCTGGGTGCACtgttgaagaataaataaaatgttgacgCCAGAGTGAATGAATGAGTCAtctcattattattttgattcCTTTATTCATTAATGAATACAGAAAGACTAAAACTGTAGCTCGCAGCCTTATACGCCGTTATCCTTACGGACACTTGTTGTCCTCAGTTTGAATAACAGAGCTGCAGATTTACACCAATCAAAAGCGCAGAGTGTATTTTGAATACCGCGTGCAGAAAACCTCCCCCAACCAATATCGCGTTTGCTATCAAACTCAAATACACGGAGTGTTTACCCGAAAATCTTATTTCAcggtagagagagagaaaaacgtTTAATCACATACAAGTTTCTTACCATGAACTTTGATATGTACAAGACGGTAGGATGAGACGGAACGCGAAAGCGGCCAAAAAGGATAACATTCGCATTTTTCTTGTCGAAGCAAAACAAACCCTGGAGACCCTAACCACGCTGTTATGATTATAAAGAAAACCATAACATTGTAATAAGCCATTTTAATTCTTATGATAGgttacctaaaaaaataataataataaaaaaaacgtaCATTGGCGTAAtaataagttatttatttacttatgtaTCACATCTTTTACAAATGTCGGTGTCCCTGTTATATCATTTTTActaactgataaaataaaatgtcagctCTACAAACACACGTTGACCATTGATTACATAGCTATTACGATTACATTTCAGAAGACTGGGCTTTTTCAGACAGTGGAGGCAAAGATTCAAAATAATCACTTACCTTATGGTCCACGCCACGTCACAGGTTCAACAAAACCAGCATGAGAACTAAATATTCAGCGAAATACGGacgtttattttaaatatctccAAATTATGCTTCAGCTTCCCTTCTTGTAATAACTTTAAGCTGGTCTCTAAGTATTGATCGTTCAGGTTTCATGACGTTCTTTTAGACTTTTCTTTAGATCTGTCAAATGTTTGCGACTGCAGCCATTAGATAGTGTGATATTGATAATATTACATATTACTTctttattgatttgattttgacaCCCATACTGAagtaaaaaacaagacaaacattaAGTTTGTTGTTTAGTAATGACTATGTAAGAAAATCTTTCTGAAtccaattcttgtttttttttttttttttttttaataataaatttataaagCATTGGAGTTGTTGtgttataataataaaagaagataATGAATgaacataatttattaattttcaaaGTCTGCCCAGAACTGTATGCCACTGGCTTGGTAAAATAATTGACAATATTGATCGGGAATCATGTCAAAGCAAGTACGCGGAAATATCGGTGATTATTTGTTACACGCTGTGATGCGTAGGGACCGTGAATCTCTGCTTTCTCTCGtacacacgcaaacacaaatGAAGTTTTCTCAAATCCTCCATgcggtctttttttttcttctaaataacCGTGTAGTGGTATTAAACAGAGTTCTTGTGCGGATGAAAGGTCAAAACGTATGAAAGTGTGTTATCGAATCGCTCAGAGTTACAAAAACATAACCTCGCTCAGCCGAATTGATTTCTCCGCCTTTGTTCACAAGGAaacaacttttcaacaaaacagACTGTTGAAAAGGACAGAAACATAGTCAGTCAATTAAAACTACCTAACTTTATCTTTCTTCCCTCTGCAGTTGTGTTCTTTACTTGAAGCGGCTGTCTAAAGGAGGCGGCGTGGGCTGAGAGCCCTGTGTTTGGGCCATTAATGGTCAGCAGACGCGGAGGCACAGAGGAAAGCCGAAGCAGCAGGGCAGGAAGAAACAGCTGCTCTTCAACAAACAGCGCAGACAGTGTTTGATCTCAtccgtctgtctctctctcGGAGCCTCGGGTTGGATCTCCTCTCGAGTCCACGCGTGAAGGTAAGCAAAACTTTGCTCTGTTTATACATCCAACACACGCACCAtaacctctctctctctctctctctctctctctctctctctgtgtgtgtgtgtgttttgctcgGGTGGAGGAATCCCAGACCATTCCGCCGCTGCCGGGAGGCCGATGGCTTTCAGCTTCCGACTGGAAAACTGTGCGGAGGAAACAGCTGGAGGGAAAAGCcaacagagaaacaggaagcatGGCCGGGGCCAGTGTGGTACTTATATGGGAAATGAGTATTCTTTGGACCTGACACAGGTGCACGGAGACAAATTCAGACATGGTGTCTTAGAAATCTCTAACCTGTGAAGAGACATGAGAGTCTGAGTAGAACAAATGCAGAGATGGATGTGTTTTCTACTACAAAGGAGGCAAAAGACATTTCTGAGGAAACAACCACTGGGGggtccttaaagctgcagtgtaacttttacaaaaatatgttgtttgacatttattaaaactgtcaccatgtcatgacagttttgGTACGAGACAGATAATATgtcatgaagaaaaacaaacatccatctTCTCCCGGTGCTACTACAGAAGTCTACAGAAACGCACCGCTCCCAGTCggacaaccaatcagagccagaaggagagtcttagcgctgccaatcaacCTCCGGTACGCTGCTCAAGGTGGAAAAACAAGTTACCGTCACGGGAAAACAGTTTATCCGCCGTAATccgtggctatgctaactaccTTCGGCATTCGTGGCAGGCTATGTTGTGATGAGCCAGCTTTATAGCTTAGTAGAGAGCACAAAGTGTGAtggacagcgctaagaccctcccctCATGactctaattggttgtttctgactgagtggtgtatttcagcagttagtttttgttttgatttttacagattatttgtcttgtACACTATATTGTGACAACAAACTCGTAATTctaacaaatgtgtaaaaaaaagaaaacactttttttaacataaaagtttcatactgcagctttaacgtTTTGAACTACTTCTAAACAACAGGTTTTGCGACAACACTAGCAGTGTTGACTTGAAGCGCCTCTGGTTATCCCATCGGGGCTCGCTGACTTATTTAGTTGGCTGGAGAAGAACATGTTGAATAATAGAGTGAGGGAAACCAGCCGGACTGGACTGCAGCTACACAGAGGCTTCAGGCAGCAGTGCAGACCCAGAGGGCCTTGCATGTGGGAGTCACAAAAACTGGCatgcttcacattttttttataagtctGAATACCTCGGATGTACGGGCGAACTCTGCGTTTTCCTAAGCATTGAGGCCGTTGgttgtttgcaaaacaaacacaaagatatcAGAAGTTCCTCTACGTAGAATACGCACCGCACTCATGCTTGCCAAAACATTGACTGGATAAGCAATTCATtcgaacaaaaaaaaaaaaatcaaaaaatcaaatTCAGTATGAACAGAttgaacttgtttttatttttttgtaaagtgccattaaatcaaatttgttgtgaattaatCCTATATAAATGTACTGAAGTTGCTTGTTCTACGATATTTTGTgtaaatccataaataaaaacctatacaagattttttttaaatctattttatataaacaacCTGCTGTTCATATAAATGATTGTTTCTGAAATCATAAgttgtaagtatttttttttcccccccccagggctctagtgttccttatatgacagtaggctgacaggaaggggggaaggagagggaggaagacatgtggcaaatgtcggccgggtccgggaatcgaacccgcgacggctgcatcgaggactcagggcctcaaaatgtgggttgtgctatcccctacgccaccacagtaCACCCCATTGTAAGTATTTTTAAGGGAAACCAGTTTACATCAATACActcaaatttgtgttttttttttgttgtcgttgaGACATCTAAACGTGATTTATTGATTGGACAAGAAAAGGATGTCggattttctgttgctttgctaaattaattcagattttacTTGGTGGAGCATAACTACGTTTCATCATTTGGTAAACATGATTGGGCAAAGATTAAATGTGAGGTTCCTCAAAGCTCCATCCCGGTGCCACTTTTATTCAAACtctatttatttcattaatgcAACTTCACTggttcaaaatcttttttttcgtcttttttttttgggaatgTGAGAGAAGTCCTTCACTTTCCCCAATAGTTGGTCAACTCAATTATTGGACTTTGTGTGATGTCACCGACCCAAATACTAATAAAATAGGAAACATATCTTATGAAATCCCTCGGTGGAAATCTACAATTTATCCATCAGCTGTACTTTTACTGTCTGCGTACATTTTGTTAGTAGAAGAAATACGATTTAATGAAGAAAAGACAGTAgggatttattttcagtatattATGTTGTTTCTACAGGTGCCTAAAATTATATCAAGAAGGAAATTACATCTCATCCAAAATGTTGCTACCAAAGTTTTGACCGGTATTAGGAAATGAAACATCCCTCAACAGTCTTTGTGgcactctctctctttctcagaaagagagatttaaaaaaaaaaaatcttctaatatcaataaatgaaccaaatttatttcagttgttcGCCAGCTAAAACCCACCTGGATCTCTGGTCAGCAGGGACCTCTTTCCATGAATTCCCAGAGCCAGAACTAATTAAGCGGGAGGCATCATTTAGTTTCTGAGCCCCTCAGCTGTGTTGGCTCCTTTAAATCAGGACTGGAAACACATAAGcttttcattaattaaaaaaataaataaatcagtctatactcatttgtttttatttgcattttacagCTTCTTTTTATGCAAAACCTAAACTATGATACACTGATTCTTAAGCACGCACTGTACTTTTGAATGTACTTTTCATGCAAAGCACTTCAAAGTGTCTACAGGACTTGGGATAACATTTCCATCTGCGGGTTTGACACAATCTGCAAAACTGCGACTTTAAGAGCGTCTTCCCTAGAACAAAAGCACTCTTGATCTGGGTCAGGCTCGTCATCTGTAGTCTATCTTTAAACAGACTTTCACGGCCGAGCACCGCTCACTTCCTGAACCGCTTCATCTTTCTATGCCTATCCGTacgcaaagaaaaagaaaagaaaaattcactCCCGAGACTTTTGCGCTTTGACACTTAAATTTGATCCCGTAAAACCCGAGTCGTGGCGACAATAATCGTATAAAAAGTGTCGTGATCGGGACGGACAAATAGAAGTTGAGCGGGCaactaaatattcaaaaacactACGTAATCCCAGAGTACATTGCTGCTGCGCCTTGCATTACCTAATCCCATAAACCCTCGCGAGGAGAGGCGGGGACAGGGCCGGTTGTCGGAGCAACACACATGTCATTAGACGATCCCCGCCCGCTCTCTCGTCTCCAGCCAATGACGGGGCGTAGAAATGACATCATTGTTATTTTCAGTGGGGCTGCAGCTTAGAGGTGGATAAAGTTCGTCTCCACGTTGGAAGTGATTGAAAGTATTACCCGTTTTCGgagtgttattattattatcattttagtTATTAGAACGGGAGGACAATCCAAAACAGGAGGCTTGACGGGGGGTAGACGCGCAGAAGCTCGGCGGCGGAAGAAACGTTTTTATTTGTCGATGACCGCACGGTTCACAAAGGAAAACTTTTCTCGGGACGCAAAGTTGTCAAGTGAGTTGAACTCCCAACAATAGGCAGCATCCGCCTCGGGACGCGTGGACAGATCGTCACAGAACATACCgtaaaaacaatagaaatctGACTCTTTGTTCAAACTCTACTATTTGGACGGGATTTAGAAGAAAAGTTTATGTCTAGAAAAATCCGTAAAATGGAAGCGACGTTCTACGACGAAGCTGTAAATGCCTCCAACTCCCAGCATGACGGGGCGGCTGTGTACGGGTTCAACcccaaaacactgaaacaaaccATGACCCTGAACCTAAACGACCCGAAAAACTTCAAGCCCCAGCTGGGGGCGAAGGCCCTGGACATTCTCACTTCGCCTGACGTCGGTTTACTGAAGCTGGCGTCGCCGGAGTTGGAGAGACTCATCATCCAGTCCTGCAGCGGGCTGACGACCCCCACCCCGACCCAGTTCATCT
This is a stretch of genomic DNA from Gambusia affinis linkage group LG12, SWU_Gaff_1.0, whole genome shotgun sequence. It encodes these proteins:
- the fggy gene encoding FGGY carbohydrate kinase domain-containing protein isoform X1, with translation MAEVFYVGVDVGTASVRAALVTREGLLKTTAEEPITIWKPQPEHYVQSSTEIWQKCCSVVKEVTSGVQSDQIRGVGFDATCSLVVLDESFQPVPVTHEGDPQKNVVMWMDHRAAEQADRITDTEHRVLSRVGGIMSQEMQPPKLLWLKENLKDSCWDKAAHFFDLPDFLSWKATGSTTRSLCTLVCKWTYCPPSGWDPSFWISIGLADLLENNFSKIGSATCSPGSPLAGGLTPQAAADLGLTPGTAVGASLIDAHAGGLGVIGADVQGFDLPCEGWPITSRMAMICGTSTCHMAISEKPRFVPGVWGPYLSAMVPDLWLNEGGQSATGSLIDHIVKGHAAYAQLQEQLNQRVPFTGGNIYSYLNSHLAQMAGSPPAVDLLGSSLHVWPDFHGNRSPLADPTLKGMVIGLPLSQTVDDLARLYLATLQALALGTRHILDSVKEAGCDIRTLFLCGGLSKNLLFVQIQANATALPVVLPDQSEAVLLGAAVLGACASQDYETIEEAMEKMAKVGRVVQPDQELKSFYDRKYKVFLQLFSHQREYQALMKHQ